One genomic segment of Actinomycetes bacterium includes these proteins:
- a CDS encoding response regulator transcription factor, giving the protein MSEVVRILVADDHPLTRDGIRVALSLDAGLEVVAEASDGQEAVELAQSLHPDVVIMDVRMPRLGGIRATREITASAPDTRVIILTVEETQARVGEAIQAGAAGYLVKDVDARELGRAVHLAAEGSAVIHPNLTRQFLEEIRQLTKSEHNVASLSAREIEVLQMIAYGSTNREVADALRISPQTVKTYLERIFTKLGVSDRTRAVAVALKHGIVD; this is encoded by the coding sequence GTGAGCGAAGTCGTTCGCATCCTGGTTGCCGACGACCACCCCCTGACCCGGGACGGGATCAGGGTCGCCCTGTCGCTGGACGCGGGACTCGAGGTGGTCGCCGAGGCGAGCGACGGTCAGGAGGCGGTCGAGCTAGCCCAGTCGCTGCATCCGGACGTGGTCATCATGGACGTCCGGATGCCGCGACTGGGCGGCATCCGCGCCACCAGGGAGATCACCGCCTCCGCTCCGGACACGAGGGTCATCATCCTGACTGTCGAGGAGACACAGGCCCGCGTGGGCGAGGCGATCCAGGCAGGTGCGGCCGGCTACCTGGTCAAGGACGTCGACGCGAGGGAGCTGGGCCGGGCGGTGCACCTTGCCGCCGAGGGCAGTGCGGTGATCCACCCGAACCTGACCCGCCAGTTCCTCGAGGAGATCCGGCAGCTCACCAAGAGCGAGCACAACGTGGCGTCGCTGTCGGCCCGCGAGATCGAGGTTCTCCAGATGATCGCCTACGGGTCGACCAACCGGGAGGTGGCCGACGCCCTGCGGATCTCGCCGCAGACAGTCAAGACCTACCTGGAGCGCATCTTCACGAAGCTGGGCGTGTCGGACCGTACCCGGGCCGTGGCGGTCGCCCTCAAGCACGGCATCGTCGACTGA
- a CDS encoding helix-turn-helix domain-containing protein, whose amino-acid sequence MAAPRKASSRIETTSYLRTAEVADLLHVSPKTVSRWAKEGKLPFLKTLGGHRRYPEAKIRELANELREEPTG is encoded by the coding sequence GTGGCAGCTCCGCGCAAGGCCAGCTCAAGGATCGAGACGACCAGCTATCTGCGCACCGCAGAGGTCGCCGACCTCCTGCACGTCTCACCGAAGACCGTGTCGCGATGGGCGAAGGAAGGAAAGCTGCCTTTCCTGAAGACCCTCGGCGGGCACCGCCGCTACCCGGAGGCCAAGATCCGGGAGCTGGCGAACGAGCTCCGCGAGGAGCCCACGGGCTAG
- a CDS encoding DUF5317 family protein, producing the protein MGGLLLFVLVAAAGLLAGYLRQGSLEGLKETHVQGRTLALACLAVQAVVGAPLLRTIGLPRTLGAVLLIAALVILVGVARANGRLPGVPLVALGLLLNLLVTLANLGVPVSEATLRRGNVAVEQPLPQRPDAKHVLERPAARIAVLGDRFAVPPLLTVTSIGEVTELAGLFLLIQHMMLMGAVPGRRNGTGTEHDAHQARTIPWSTWAD; encoded by the coding sequence ATGGGTGGACTGTTGCTGTTCGTCCTGGTCGCCGCCGCCGGTCTGCTAGCTGGCTACCTGCGCCAGGGCAGCCTGGAGGGGCTCAAGGAGACCCATGTCCAGGGCAGGACGCTCGCCCTGGCCTGCCTGGCTGTCCAGGCGGTGGTCGGCGCCCCTTTGCTGCGGACGATCGGCCTGCCCCGCACCCTCGGCGCCGTGCTGCTGATCGCGGCCCTGGTGATCCTGGTCGGGGTGGCGCGCGCCAACGGCCGGCTTCCCGGCGTGCCCCTGGTCGCCCTCGGCCTGCTGCTCAACCTGCTGGTGACGCTGGCCAACCTCGGGGTGCCGGTGTCCGAGGCGACCCTGCGCCGGGGCAACGTGGCCGTCGAGCAGCCGCTCCCCCAGCGCCCCGACGCGAAGCACGTCCTCGAGAGGCCGGCGGCGCGCATCGCGGTGCTCGGCGACCGGTTCGCCGTGCCGCCGCTGTTGACGGTGACCAGCATCGGGGAGGTCACCGAACTCGCCGGGCTGTTCCTGCTGATACAGCACATGATGCTCATGGGCGCCGTACCGGGCCGGCGCAACGGCACCGGCACCGAGCACGACGCCCACCAGGCACGAACGATCCCCTGGTCGACCTGGGCCGACTAG